The Nisaea sp. DNA window TGTAGTCAATTCCGTAGGTGATCGCGGGCCAGCCGTAATTCCGGCCGGGGCGGAGGATATTCACCTCGTCGCCGCCGCGCGGCCCGTGCTCCTGCGCCCAGATCGTCGCGGTGCCCGGCCGCAGCGCCATACCCTGTACGTTCCGGTGCCCGTAGGAATAGATTTCCGGCAATGCGCCCTCTCGGCCGACGAACGGATTGTCCGGCGGCACGGAGCCGTCGTCCATGATCCGCGCGACAGTGCCGATATGAGTGCCGAGATTCTGTGCCTCGTTCATATGGCTGCCCCGGTCGCCCATGCTGATGAAGAGCGTGCCGTCAGGCGCAAAAACCAGCCGGGAGCCGAAATGCCGTCCGCCGCCGACCTTCGGGTTTTGCCGGAAGATGACCTCAAGACCGGTCAGGGCATTACCGTCAAGACGCCCCCGCGCAACCTCCGTTCCGGCGCCACCGTCGCCCCGCCCGGCAAAGGACAGATACACCAGCCGGTTCTCGGCAAAATCCGGATGCAGCACCACGTCGAGCAAACCGCCCTGGCCAGAGGCATAGACTTCCGGCGTGCCGCGCACCGGTTCAGACGCCAACCCGTCCGGCCCGACGATCCGCAGCGCCCCTTCCCGCTCGGTAACGAGGATGCGGCCATCCGGGAGAAAGGCCAGACCCCACGGGTGATCCAGCCCGCCGGCTAGCTGCATGACGCGGAAATCATGGACATCGGACCGCTCGACCCGCGGCATATCGGCGCCTGCCGTACAGGCAGCCGCACCGAAAAGCAGAGCACTGGCAGCAAGCCGCGACGACACTCGAAACAATCCTGAGCACAGATCCAACCCCATGATTCCCTCCGTTCTGTCACCTGACATCTAGATGGCGCCGCAACGCCGCTCAGCAAGGGGGAGGTCAGGAAGCAGGTTACAGGAACGCGAGGTCACATAGGAGATTCCGGGAGCTACGAACAAATTTCCGAAAATGTCCTGAACATTATTGTACTATTAATGAAATCAATCTCAGACTGAGGAAAGTCAAAATATTTGGGGCAAGGCTGGATCAACGGCCAACCAGAATAACAAGGGGGAAACAACCCATGGCGGAACAGACTGAAACCTGGCGGCAGGCATTTAACGAAATCGATCAAGGGGCCCTGCTGGCCCTCAAGCAAACCTGGCCTCTCGTCGAAAAGGGGCTGCCGTCCATCCTGGATCAATTCTACCGCCATATCGCCTCCGACCCGGAAATCGCCGCAAACCTGGAACAGGGCCCGGACCCTGACATCCTCAAGCAGGCGCAGAGCCGGTTCTGGGAATCGTTCTTCAATGACGGGTTCAACGACGATTATCTCGCGCGCTCCCGAGAGATCGGCGAGCTTCATACCGGGATCGGCCTCGGCCAGCGCTGGCATACCGCCGCAGCCGCCTTCATCCAGCCGCGCCTTTTCAGCCTGATTGCCAGCAAGTACAAACGTGCCGACGATGCTGTGCGGTATTGCGGCGCCGTGGCAAAGGCCATCGCGCTGGGTATGGATCTCGCGCAGGGTGCCGCCGGCTCGTCAGATGAGACAGAAAAACTCAAGCATCAGGTCCTCAACCTCGCCGACACCCTTGAACGCGAGATCGATCAGACCGTGGAAGAGGTCATGCTGCAGGCCGGACGGGTCGCCGAGCTGACAAACGGCTTGGCCGTTGCTGCCACCGAGATGGCGACGCTGATCAACGAAGTGCGCGGCGCGACCGACATCACCGCCGGAAATGTGAACTCCGTCGCCGCCGCGACCGAGGAGCTCAGCGCCTCAAGCCAGGAAATCGCCGAGCAGGTCTCGGACTCAGCGCGGCTGACGGCAGAGGCAACTGACAGCGCCGAGGGCGCGCGTGAGAGGGTTTCGGCCCTCGAAGAGGCCACGAAAAACATCAGCTCCGTCGTCGGTCTGATTAACTCCATCGCAGCACAAACGAAGCTGCTTGCCCTGAACGCGACAATCGAGGCCGCCCGTGCAGGCGAGGCCGGGAAAGGCTTCGCGGTCGTCGCCTCCGAGGTGAAATCGCTGGCACAACAGACCGAAAATGCCATCCAGGAGGTCAGCCAGCACACCGCCGGCGTGCAGACCGCGACCCGTTCCTCGGTCGAGGCCATCACCGGGATCGCTGCAAAAATTGCGGATGTGAATGGAATCTCATCCGGGGTTGCTTCCGCCGTCGAGGAGCAATTGGCTGCAACCAGCGAGATCGGCCGATCCTCGAACGAGGCATCGGAAATGACCGGTCAGGTCGCCGCCTCCATCGCCAAAGTTGCCGAACATGCGGAGCGCACCAGCCAGTCGGCAACCGCGATCGAAACCCTAGCGAAAAATGTCAGCACGAATGTGAGCGACATGAAACGCCGGCTCGGCATCGTTGTGCGGGCAGGTGAAGATACGAACCGCCGGGGGACCGACCGGATCCCGACCGTGATCAACGGGACGATCCAGTTCGGCCCCATCAAGGCAGAAGGCTTCATCGCCGATCTCTCGCCACGCGGCGCCCTGCTGTTGTGCGACGGTCAGGAAACCGTAGAGCCGGCAACGCTCGGCAGCGTCACCCTTCCCAACGGGGTCCGCATTCCGGCCCGCGTGGTTGCCGCCACCTCTCTCGGCATCCACGCCGCCTTCGAGAATATCGACGCCATGGCCGCCGAAATGATCGGCGCCATGATTGAGCAGGCCATGGGTGAAAATGACGTCTTCCGGGACATTTGCGTCACGGCCGCACAGGAAGCCGAGAACGCCTTTGCCAGCGCCGTCAACTCGGGGCGGATTTCCATCGAGGATATGTTCGACAGCCAATACGCGGCGATGCCGGGCACCAATCCGGCACAATATTCGACCAGGTTCGTCGATCTTACCGACGAGTTGCTGACGCCCATACAGGAGCACCACAAGGACCGGGACGACCGCATCCGGCTGCTCTGCGCTACCGACAGGAACGGCTATATCGGCACGCACAACGCCGCAGTTTCGCAGCCGCAACGCCCAGACGATCCGGTCTGGAACGCTGCGAACTGCCGCAACCGGCGGATTTTCGACGACCGGGCGGGGCTGCTGGCGGCGGGCAACAAGGAGCCGCATCAGCTTCAGACCTATGTCCGGGATATGGGCGGCGGAAAGAAAGTGCTGCTGAAGGAAATCGATGCGCCAATCACGCTTTCCGGACGCCATTGGGGCAACATGCGCTGCGCCTTCGTTCCCTGAGCACGTCCCCTGAGCACGCCCGGTCAATGGCGCTAACCGGCATACCGCCCGGTTAGCTGCCCACCTTGCAATAGAGCTGCCGGACGGTCCCGATCTGCTCCAGCTCGGAGAAGGACGGGGCCCCGGCCCACCCGGCCTGCTTCGCTTCCTGAACCGGAACTTTTCCGCTGTTCAGCATCTGCTGGATCGTGCGCGGCGCAACCGTTGAGACACGCCCGCGCCTTGTGTTCGAGGCTATGGCGATGCCGACCAGACGCCCCGATGCATCCAGCGTTGGCCCACCACTGATTCCGCCGAGGCTGCCCGGCGCCACACCTTCACGCCCGGTTTCGGCCCAGACCAAAACAAGACGACCTATGCCGCGCAACGACTTTCCATGAAGCTCACCGCGCCCAAGCAGCGCAGAGGAAACACGCCCCTTCCCGGTTCCGGGAAAACCGTAATGGTATCCGACATCGCCGATATCCGGCAGCGGACCAAGAGAGAGCGCTGGTGACCGCCCGGCATCAGCGCGGACAAGCGCAATGTCAGCATCCGGATGCAACACCGCATCACTCCTGATAGGCACCACATGCTGCCGGTCGACGACAAACCCCAACCGGTCACATCCCTCGACGACATGCCGCGCGGTCAGCCAGTAATCCGGCGATACAACGAACGCTGTACCAACGCCGCTACCGATCTTTTCGCGCTCTTCGATCCTCAGCTTTATATCGTACAGGCTCGGTGGCGGCAGAGGCCGGCGCGGCGTCCGGCCCGGCGGCAGATCCCGAACCGGCGGCGCTGCATATCCGGAGCGGTCAGGAAAAGCTTCCGGTGCCGGCCGCATGAGATCCCCGCCCCACTCGAACAACCCGGCCAGCACAATAGCTGACACGGCGCCGAGTATTCCCAGTTTCTCAGGCGGAAGAGAGCGCATAGCCGCTAGCCCGAAACAGCCGCCGCATTAAGGGCAGCAACCGAGAGCTTGATCGAGACAAGGAGCGTTGCGGCCCCGATCTCGCCTTCTTCAATGCGCGTGGAAAGATTGCGTATGGCGAGATCCGTCACCCTGAAGACCAGGATCTGGATCACCAGAGTCACCGTGCCCCAGATCAGAATGTCGACAAGGCTGACACTGGCCGCCAGACAGAAAGCAAGCGGGATCGCCAGGCCGAGTATGGCGCCGGCAAGCGACAGCGCGGCGGCGACGTTGCCTTCCCGGATCAGCTTCATCTCGTCATGTGCCGTGATCCGCATATAGATCAGGGTTCCGATCAGCAGCATTCCCAAACTCGCCGCGAAATGCGCGATCAGATACGGAAGACCAGCCATCAGACTGCTGAAGACACCGGACATTTTCGCACCTCACCTTAAAACAACCCCGCCGGGAATGCGGCAACAGAGACATTCCCCCTACAGACACGACATATGCGTCAGACCGGGCGTGGGCGCCACTAAATATTCGAAATTTTAAGGATATTCATCGTAACTTCAGTTTATAATAAACGCTCTGCTGGACAATTATAGGTCCGGTTTGATATTTTAAGTCAATTGATCAAAAATGGTTTAAGATCAGAATCTAAATTTTAAAAATACCTTCAAAAGGAAACGATTTTCGCTAATGACACGCTACCTCATCCTTGACGAGCAAGCCGAACGTGAAGCGCGTGTCATGCACCGCTATCGTGTCGAGGTTGCCGCGTATTGGATGAAGTGGCACCTGTGCGCCGGGTTGGCCTCCGCCCTCGGAATGATCTTTCTGACCGGCCTCGTTGTCGCCCTGTACAACGCGGCCATCCTCGGCATCGGCCCGACCCTGAATGACTGGGGCGATTTCTCGTTCCTGCTTCACGTGAACATCTTCAACTGGCGGGTCGATCCGGACTATTACCAGCGCCTGGTGACCTACCCGATGACCCCGGTCACCCTCGACCATATGCCCTGGGCGCATCTTTTCGGCTTCATCACGATGGGCACATGCCTGATCACGGCGATGATGAGCGTGCTGCATTTCGACCCGATCGTCAGCCACGACCCGAACCGGTATATCCGGATCGAGCCGGTACGGCTGACGCCGCCGATCGAGGTTTATTTCGAAAGCGATCGCGGGCTTGACCAGAAATTCGTGATCGACGTCATCTTCACCGCGCCGGGCCCAGCCAGCGCCCAGGTGATCCGCGAAAAGTCCAAAGCTATATCGCTGCATTGCCAGACCGAGATCCAGCGTCTGGTCGATAGCGCGGTCTGGCAAATCCGCCTGCCGCAGCTCCGGCGGCAACTGGCCCGCATCGCCGTGGAATACGTGCCACGCGATGCGATCCACGATCTGAAGATCCGCTCGATCAAGATGCACCCGGTGGTCCGCCCGATGCCGCTCACACCGGCGGCGGTGCAGGGCGTCGACGTGGAAGGCTCAGCAGAAATGCCCGCCAGAGTCGAAGGCCTCTCCCCGGAACCGGTTCCGGCGGAATAGCCGCCCGCGGCTTCGATCTGACGATCCCCGGTCAGACTCAGGCACGCTCCCAGACACTCACATTCTTTTGCTCGATCATCGGCGCGACGCGACTGTCGAAGGCCTTGAAATGGTCGCTTGCGAGATGGTCCTTGAAGGCCCCTTCGTCGTCATAGAGCTCATAAAGAAAGCAATGCGCCGGGTCTTGCGGATCGAAGCAGACATCGAACTGATTGCATCCGGGCTCGAACCTCAACGAGGCCACCGCATTCTCCAGCATTGCCTCCCTGAACGCCGCCGCCATGGCCGGCCGGATATGAAATTCGACGGTGATGACATACATCGCTTTCGTCCCTCCAAGGGCAAAGTGGATCGGTCCGGATCAGGACCCGATCAGGCTGCTGACGCCGACCCAGAGCAGACGCGCCGCCAGCAATGTCAGAACGGTCTTGAAGCCGATCGCAAAAGCACGCTCGGGCATCCATTCCAGCACTTTCTTGCCGGTTGCCGTGCCGAGGAACCCTGTCGCAATCATGGCGACGATCAACGGGATCCATTCCGGAAAGGCGAAGCCGACGATGCCGAACGCGACGACCTTCACACCGTGCTGCACCGTCATGCAGGCACTGTGGGTCGCCACCGTGACCATCTTGCCGTAGCGATCAGGCGGCAGAAAGGCGGCCAGCAGCGGGCCGGTCGCGCCAACGAACATCGTGGCGAAACTTGTAACCGCGCCGACCCCGATAAAACCCGCCGCCGGCACCTTGTGCTTGCCGAGCTTCGGTCCCCAGACCGTGTAAAGGATGAAGCAGGCCAGCACCGCCTGCAGGGCCGCCTGCGGCAAGGAAACGACAATCTGCGCCGCAAGCGCGACACCGATCAGGGCGCCGATCAGAAAAAACCAGAAGAGCTTCCGCTCCGTGTGCTCACGCATCACAAAGGCGCGCCCGGCATTGGAGCCGAACTGGACAACGCCATGTACCGGGATCACCGCCAGCGGCGGCAGCACGGAGCCGATCGCGACCAACATCATGACCCCTCCCCCAAGACCGAAGGCCACAGTCACAGCGGACGTCACATAGCTGAAAAGGATCAGCGATATACACGCCCATAGCGGCACGGAGTCAGGCAATAAGGATTCAATCACGGACGGCGTCCCCCAACGCAGGAATTCATCAAAAGCGGCCGCAGCTTACCCCATCACCGCCCCGCTGCCACCCTATCGCTTTGGTGACTTGTGCCAGAGCACGCGCCATGTAGATTGAGGACCCGATTGCGGGCATATTGCTACCGTACTCTGCATCAACCCGGCACCGTCTCCCCATGGACGGCACCAATTGGAGACCACTGTGAAGAAACTGGTTCTCACGGTTCTGGCGCTGATTGTCGTTCTGGGCGTTGTCGTCCTTGTCGGGCCCAGTTTTGTCGACTGGAACAGTTACAAGGCCGAGATCACCCGGACCGTCGAGGAACAGACCGGCCGCCGGCTCGAAATTGACGGCGATATCAGTTTCCAGGTGCTCCCGGCCCCCCGGCTGTCGGTTGAAAAGCTGAAGCTCGCAAATGTCGAGGGCGGCAGCGCCGACACCTTCGTTTCGGCGGGCGCGCTGCAAATCCATGTCGCACTCGCGCCGCTACTGAGCGGCAAGGTCAAGGTGGCGTCCGTCACCCTGAAAGACCCGGTTGTCGCGCTTGAGCAGTTTCCGGACGGCCGCAACAACTGGACATTCAGCACCCCCGCCAGCAAGCCGGAAGAGACGGCGGGCTCCGCCGGGAACACAAGCGCTGACAGCGGAGGGGATATCGATTTCAGCCTCGATGGCGCTACCATCGCGAACGGCCGCATCTCCTTTTTCGATCACGCAACGGGAGAAACACATAGCGTTGCCAGCCTGGATGTCGCCCTCAGTGCCAGCAGCCTGAACGGCCCCTTCAAGCTGACAGGCGATTTCACCTACAAGGACATCCCGATCACGCTGTCCGCCGCGACCGGCACAATCGACGCCGGCCACGCGACACCGCTGGAGACCATCGTCACCCTCGGTAACAAGGCGGCGGAGCTGAGCTATAGCGGCACCCTCGTGCTTGGCGACATGCCGCGGCTGATGGGCACCATCGGCGCCACCGGCAAGGATCTTGCCGCCGCCGGCGCGACACTGGCCCCGCTCGGCACGGGCACCGACAGTCTTCCGGCCGCGCTGGCCGGACCGTTCAAGCTGTCGGCAAAACTGGAAGCCTCCGCCGAGCGCGCTGTTCTCGATGAGCTTGCCCTGAGCGCGGGCGGACTCTCCGCGAAAGGTGCCGTAACGGCCCTTCTCGCTGGCGGCATAGACGTCGACGCGAGACTGGCCCTGGAACGGTTCGTGCTGGATGACGTGCTGGCAGCACTGGCCAGCGGCAAAGAAGCTGGCGGAGCTACACCCGCCGCCACACCGGCCCCCGCAAACACAGCCACTGCGAATTTCGCCCTCCCGGCCGGGATCAATGCGGATCTGGTTCTGACAGCCGATGCCGTCGATTATCGCGGCGGGGTCATTCGCCAGCCTCGGCTCGAGGCCTCGCTCGCCAATGGGGCGGCAGTGCTGAAAGTGTTCAGCGCGCAAATGCCCGGAGGCTCCGACCTCAGCCTTTCCGGCACCTTGAAAAGCGCAAGCGGCAGCCCGCAATTCACCGGCCGTGCCGACTTCGTTTCAGACAATCTGCGCGGAACGCTCGGCTGGCTCGATATCGAAATCGACTCTATTGCCGCCGACCGGCTGCGCAAGGGCAGCCTCGGCGCCAACATTTCGGCAAGCCCGGAACAGATCCAGCTGACCGACTGGACCATGGATCTCGACAACACCCGGGTCCGGGGCGGCCTTACCCTGCTTCTGCGGGACCGTCCGGCCTTCGGTCTGGCGCTGGATCTCGGCAAGATCAATCTGGATGCCTATCTGCCCCCGGAAGATCAGGCGGGAAAGACAACGCCCGCCGCATCCGGCAAACCCGCGTCGTCCGGCCCCTCCCCGATGGAACAGGCTGCGGTTGCCCTGAACAGTTTCGATGCGAATATCCGTATCGGGTTTGACGAAATCACGGTGCGCAAGACCCCGATTATCGGCGGTCAGCTTGAGGCACGCATCCAGAACGGAGCACTCTCCGTCAGCAAGCTCGCCATCGCCGACCTCGGCGGTGCGAAGGTCACTCTGAGCGGCTCCCTCGCCGGGGCGGTGTCGGACCCGAATACGAAACTGGAGTTCCAGATCGATGCCAAGTCGGTGACCCGTCTGGCACGCCTCGCCGGCATTGAGCCGAGCGAGACGCTGCAACGTATCGGCGGCGCCACACTGACCGGCAGCATCCTCGGCGACCTGTCCGCCCTGACCATCGATGCGACGGCAAAAGCAGCCGGCGCGACGGCTTCGGTCAAAGGCATCCTGCACCCGCTGGCGCAACCGCTGAATGTCGATCTGGCGCTCAAGCTGCAACATCCGAGCGTGGACAAGCTCGCGGCGACCCTGTCTCCCGGTGCGGTCCCGAAGGACGTTACGCTCGGCTCCCTGGCGCTTGCGGCGACCGTGATGTCGGCGCCGGACGGCGCCTATGGCGTCGACGCGACGATGGATCTCGGCGGCGGCCAGCTCGGCCTGAAGGGGACGATCGCTCCCGGTCCCGAGCAGACGGCGCTTGCACTCGACACGCGCTATGCTCATCCGGATGTGGTTGCCCTGATACGCGGGTTTTCGCCAGGTTACGCCCCGACCAAGCGCGATCTTGGTCCGGCAACCCTGGTAAGCCGCCTGGAAGGCAATACCGATACTCTGAAAATCAACGGCCTGCGGCTCGGTCTTGGACCGATCTCGCTGACAGGGACGGCCTCGCTCGCCCTCACCGGACCGCGCCCGAAACTGACGTTCGCCGCTGAATCAGGCACCATTGCCATTGACCCCTGGCTGCCCAAGGGTAGTGCCGCACCCGCCGGCGGCGTTGCCCCGGTTGTGCCGGTGAAAAGCAGCTCACGGACATGGTCGCGGGAGTCGATCGACACATCGGGACTGCTCGCCGCCGATGCGAATATCAGCCTGAAGGCGGAAAAGGTTCTCTACGGCGCCTATGAGCTGGACAAGCTGGACCTGGCCGCAGCGCTGGAGAATGGCGCATTGACCGTATCCCGCCTGACCTCCGGTCTGTTCGGCGGCACCCTGAACGGCACGGCCTCCCTGAAACACGGCGCCACGCCATCGGCCGGCCTCACCCTCGCCATCAAGAACGCCGATGTGAAACAGGCCGCGGCCTCCGCTGCGACCGGCGCGCCCCAGGTCACCGGCACCCTGGATTATGAAACCAGCCTGAACACCAAAGGCCGCAGCGAATACGCATTGGTTTCCGGACTGCAGGGCAGCGGCGCCGTGAAAGTGGTCAACGGCAGCGTCGAAGGCTTCGACCTGCCTGCGGTAAGCGAGCAGTTGAAGCAGCTCGACCGCTCCGTCGATTTCCTGGTGCTGGCCCAGAGGGCCATGCAGGGCGGCACGACACCGTTCGAAAGCCTGACCGCGAGCTACAAGATCACCAACGGAGTGCTGCAGTCGGAAGACATCTCGCTCAAGTCGAAGGCCGCCGAGGGCCGCGGCACCGCCGTCGTCAATCTGCCGCCGCAGGAAATGGATGTCCGCACCCAGTTCTGGCTCAGCGAGCATCCGAACTCGCCGCCCATCGGCCTGCGGCTCACCGGGCCACTCGACAATCCGCGCAAAATCCTCGATGCCAACAAGCTGCAGACTTTCGTCCTGCAGCGGGTAATCGAGCGCGGTATCCTCAGGCAGTTCAACAAGAGCCCGGACAGCAGCAGCGACGGCACAACCACAACGACACCCGATTCCGCGCCGAGCCAACCGGTCGAGAAGATCGATCCGCAAAAGGCGCTGCGCGGCGTGCTGAAAGGGTTACTCGGGAACTGACGGTTTTCCGGTCAGCAGTTCAGACAGAACGAACACGCGCAGCGCACTTGAAAGATTGCCGCTGCGCGTTGCATCCACCTCGGAGACGAGACCGTTGATCGAGAGATCCCTGGCAGCGGCAATCTCCTTCAACACATCCCAGAACGCCTCTTCCAGCGATACGGAGGTGACATGGCCGGAGACCGTCACGGTCCTTTTGCGTATGCGCGCCGGGTCCGGCATCCCGATCACCCGTCACGCCGAACGAAATGGGCAACAAGCTCGATATGCGGCGTCCAGAGAAACTGGTCGATCGGGGTGACCTCAACGCAGTCGTAACCGCCATCCACCAGCGTCCGTGCGTCCCGGGCAAAAGTCGCCGGATTGCAGGACACATAGACGATCCGCTGCACCTTCGATTCCGCCAGCGCGACCGCCTGCTCCCGGGCGCCGGCGCGGGGCGGATCAAGCACCACAGCATCGAACTTGCCGAGTTCCTTTCCGGCAAAGGGGCGCTGGGTCAGGTCGCGCCGCTCGGTCCGGACACGGCCGCCGAGCCTGGCCGCATCGGCGCCAGACCGGATCGCCGCGAGCAGACTATCATCGCCTTCCACCGCGAGCCGCTCCGCCGTTCCGTCCAGCGCAAGGCACAGGGTGCCGCATCCGGCATAAAGATCGAGCACAGAGCGGGCGCCGTCGGTACCTTCGCGGACCAGCTGCTGAATCGCCGCCTCGCCATCCACCGTCGCCTGCAGAAAAGCGCCAGGCGGCGGCGCCACGGAAACCGGACCGAACTTGATCGTCGGCGTGCGGCGCTGGGCCAGCGGCACCGGGTCCGGCAGAGTGTCGCCCTCGGCATGATAGGAGAGCCGGGTCAAATCCTGCTCTTCGGCGAA harbors:
- a CDS encoding PQQ-dependent sugar dehydrogenase, which codes for MSSRLAASALLFGAAACTAGADMPRVERSDVHDFRVMQLAGGLDHPWGLAFLPDGRILVTEREGALRIVGPDGLASEPVRGTPEVYASGQGGLLDVVLHPDFAENRLVYLSFAGRGDGGAGTEVARGRLDGNALTGLEVIFRQNPKVGGGRHFGSRLVFAPDGTLFISMGDRGSHMNEAQNLGTHIGTVARIMDDGSVPPDNPFVGREGALPEIYSYGHRNVQGMALRPGTATIWAQEHGPRGGDEVNILRPGRNYGWPAITYGIDYSGAIISDKTAAPGMEQPVVYWVPSIAPSGMEFYDGDKFPNWRGNLFVGALAHMHLRRLVLDGDRVTEQEMLLEGLEERIRAVKQGPDGYLYVLTDSSAGDLLRLEPM
- a CDS encoding DUF350 domain-containing protein, which encodes MSGVFSSLMAGLPYLIAHFAASLGMLLIGTLIYMRITAHDEMKLIREGNVAAALSLAGAILGLAIPLAFCLAASVSLVDILIWGTVTLVIQILVFRVTDLAIRNLSTRIEEGEIGAATLLVSIKLSVAALNAAAVSG
- a CDS encoding serine protease — translated: MRSLPPEKLGILGAVSAIVLAGLFEWGGDLMRPAPEAFPDRSGYAAPPVRDLPPGRTPRRPLPPPSLYDIKLRIEEREKIGSGVGTAFVVSPDYWLTARHVVEGCDRLGFVVDRQHVVPIRSDAVLHPDADIALVRADAGRSPALSLGPLPDIGDVGYHYGFPGTGKGRVSSALLGRGELHGKSLRGIGRLVLVWAETGREGVAPGSLGGISGGPTLDASGRLVGIAIASNTRRGRVSTVAPRTIQQMLNSGKVPVQEAKQAGWAGAPSFSELEQIGTVRQLYCKVGS
- a CDS encoding protoglobin domain-containing protein codes for the protein MAEQTETWRQAFNEIDQGALLALKQTWPLVEKGLPSILDQFYRHIASDPEIAANLEQGPDPDILKQAQSRFWESFFNDGFNDDYLARSREIGELHTGIGLGQRWHTAAAAFIQPRLFSLIASKYKRADDAVRYCGAVAKAIALGMDLAQGAAGSSDETEKLKHQVLNLADTLEREIDQTVEEVMLQAGRVAELTNGLAVAATEMATLINEVRGATDITAGNVNSVAAATEELSASSQEIAEQVSDSARLTAEATDSAEGARERVSALEEATKNISSVVGLINSIAAQTKLLALNATIEAARAGEAGKGFAVVASEVKSLAQQTENAIQEVSQHTAGVQTATRSSVEAITGIAAKIADVNGISSGVASAVEEQLAATSEIGRSSNEASEMTGQVAASIAKVAEHAERTSQSATAIETLAKNVSTNVSDMKRRLGIVVRAGEDTNRRGTDRIPTVINGTIQFGPIKAEGFIADLSPRGALLLCDGQETVEPATLGSVTLPNGVRIPARVVAATSLGIHAAFENIDAMAAEMIGAMIEQAMGENDVFRDICVTAAQEAENAFASAVNSGRISIEDMFDSQYAAMPGTNPAQYSTRFVDLTDELLTPIQEHHKDRDDRIRLLCATDRNGYIGTHNAAVSQPQRPDDPVWNAANCRNRRIFDDRAGLLAAGNKEPHQLQTYVRDMGGGKKVLLKEIDAPITLSGRHWGNMRCAFVP
- a CDS encoding sulfite exporter TauE/SafE family protein — its product is MIESLLPDSVPLWACISLILFSYVTSAVTVAFGLGGGVMMLVAIGSVLPPLAVIPVHGVVQFGSNAGRAFVMREHTERKLFWFFLIGALIGVALAAQIVVSLPQAALQAVLACFILYTVWGPKLGKHKVPAAGFIGVGAVTSFATMFVGATGPLLAAFLPPDRYGKMVTVATHSACMTVQHGVKVVAFGIVGFAFPEWIPLIVAMIATGFLGTATGKKVLEWMPERAFAIGFKTVLTLLAARLLWVGVSSLIGS
- a CDS encoding putative quinol monooxygenase, yielding MYVITVEFHIRPAMAAAFREAMLENAVASLRFEPGCNQFDVCFDPQDPAHCFLYELYDDEGAFKDHLASDHFKAFDSRVAPMIEQKNVSVWERA
- a CDS encoding ribbon-helix-helix domain-containing protein is translated as MPDPARIRKRTVTVSGHVTSVSLEEAFWDVLKEIAAARDLSINGLVSEVDATRSGNLSSALRVFVLSELLTGKPSVPE
- a CDS encoding AsmA family protein; translation: MKKLVLTVLALIVVLGVVVLVGPSFVDWNSYKAEITRTVEEQTGRRLEIDGDISFQVLPAPRLSVEKLKLANVEGGSADTFVSAGALQIHVALAPLLSGKVKVASVTLKDPVVALEQFPDGRNNWTFSTPASKPEETAGSAGNTSADSGGDIDFSLDGATIANGRISFFDHATGETHSVASLDVALSASSLNGPFKLTGDFTYKDIPITLSAATGTIDAGHATPLETIVTLGNKAAELSYSGTLVLGDMPRLMGTIGATGKDLAAAGATLAPLGTGTDSLPAALAGPFKLSAKLEASAERAVLDELALSAGGLSAKGAVTALLAGGIDVDARLALERFVLDDVLAALASGKEAGGATPAATPAPANTATANFALPAGINADLVLTADAVDYRGGVIRQPRLEASLANGAAVLKVFSAQMPGGSDLSLSGTLKSASGSPQFTGRADFVSDNLRGTLGWLDIEIDSIAADRLRKGSLGANISASPEQIQLTDWTMDLDNTRVRGGLTLLLRDRPAFGLALDLGKINLDAYLPPEDQAGKTTPAASGKPASSGPSPMEQAAVALNSFDANIRIGFDEITVRKTPIIGGQLEARIQNGALSVSKLAIADLGGAKVTLSGSLAGAVSDPNTKLEFQIDAKSVTRLARLAGIEPSETLQRIGGATLTGSILGDLSALTIDATAKAAGATASVKGILHPLAQPLNVDLALKLQHPSVDKLAATLSPGAVPKDVTLGSLALAATVMSAPDGAYGVDATMDLGGGQLGLKGTIAPGPEQTALALDTRYAHPDVVALIRGFSPGYAPTKRDLGPATLVSRLEGNTDTLKINGLRLGLGPISLTGTASLALTGPRPKLTFAAESGTIAIDPWLPKGSAAPAGGVAPVVPVKSSSRTWSRESIDTSGLLAADANISLKAEKVLYGAYELDKLDLAAALENGALTVSRLTSGLFGGTLNGTASLKHGATPSAGLTLAIKNADVKQAAASAATGAPQVTGTLDYETSLNTKGRSEYALVSGLQGSGAVKVVNGSVEGFDLPAVSEQLKQLDRSVDFLVLAQRAMQGGTTPFESLTASYKITNGVLQSEDISLKSKAAEGRGTAVVNLPPQEMDVRTQFWLSEHPNSPPIGLRLTGPLDNPRKILDANKLQTFVLQRVIERGILRQFNKSPDSSSDGTTTTTPDSAPSQPVEKIDPQKALRGVLKGLLGN